In the genome of Diaphorobacter sp. HDW4A, the window TTTGTATTTAGTCTAAGACAAGGACGAAAACCGAGGTATAAGGGTTTTTGCTAGGAAAACCGTCATTCTGTGTATCAGAACGTCTGGGCAAGGGTGTCGCGTGTGCGCAGGAGCGCTTTGCCTGGTTCGGCTATTCTTGAACTCCCATTCAATTCCAACTCTAGGAGACGACTTTGTTCAGTCACATCATGGTGGGTGTCAGCGATCTGGAGCGGTCCAGGAAGTTCTACGATGCGCTGCTCGGCGCGCTGGGCATCTCGCCCGGCATGGCCAACAAGAACCGCTTCTTTTGGCGCGGGTCGGGCGGCACGTTTGCGGTGAGCACGCCGATCAATGGCGAGCCGGCGAGCATCGGCAACGGCAGCACCTTCGGTTTTGCTGCTACGTCCGAGGAGCAGGCCAATGCCGCGCATGCGGCCGGTCTTGCGGCGGGCGGGGTGACCTGCGAAGACCCGCCGGGCTATCGCGGTGAAGGTCCGGGGCGTCTGTATCTGGCGTATCTGCGCGATCCCGATGGCAACAAGGTTTGCCTGAACTACCGCCCGCCGAAGAACGCGTAACGCGAGCTGCCGAATACCGCAGCGGGAGCGCTGACACGCGGCGTGGGCGATACTTTCGCCCCCGCCGCTTTCTTTTGGTGCGGCGTTCTTTTCTTTGTTTTTTCTTCCGGTTTTTCTCAGGAGCATGCGTGCAATCAGCAAGCGAGCAGTGGTTTGACGAGGCCTACTACCAGCGTTTTTATTTCGACAAGAAGACCAGCGTGATCGATGTCGAACATTCGCGGCGGTTGGGTGCGTTCGTCTGCTCGTACCTTGCGTATCTGCGCGTGCCGGTGGCTCGGGTGCTCGATGTTGGCTGCGGCATTGGCCTGTGGAAAGAGGCCGTGAGTCAGCATTTCCCCGGTGCGAGCTACCACGGGGTCGAGTTCAGCAGCTATCTGTGTGAGCGTTATGGCTGGGAGCAAGGCTCGGTGGTCGACTACCGCAGCGACGAGCCGTTTGATTTGGTGATCTGTCAGGGCGTACTGCCTTATCTGAGCGCATCGGATCTGAAGCTCGCGCTTGAGAATCTCGGTCGTCTGTGCCGGGGTGGTCTGTATGTCGAGGCCGTGAGCCGCGAAGACTATGAGCGCGGCGTGATCGACGAGGACCTCACCGATGCGCGGCTGTATCGCCATCGCGCGGCGCTGTATCGCCGTGGTCTGGAGTTGAACTTTCACGAACTGGGTGGCGGTGTGTGGGTGAGCCAGCGCTGCGAGGTGCCGATGTTCGAGCTGGAATGCAAGCAGGATTGAGCGTGAGCGATCTGCACATGCTGACGACCGGCACGAACGAAACGCTGGTGGAACCGCTGAGCCAGAACACTCCGCGCCCACCGCATGCGGTCGCGCGACTGAGCACAGCGCGGCGCGCAATCAGTACCCGGCCGTTTCTGGCGCGCGGGGGCTCCCAAGTGGTTCGCTGCGAGGGGTGTCGGCTGCGTTTGTCGCACTGCATCTGCCAGATCGAGGTGGAGCAGAACACGCGCTCCGGCATGTGCCTGCTCATGCATGATGCCGAGCCGCTCAAGCCCACCAACACGGGTTGGCTGATCGCCGATGTGGTGGCCGACACCTATGCGTTCGGCTGGTCGCGCACGGAGAAGAACGACGTGTTGCTCGCGTTGTTGGATGATCCGCAATGGCAGCCCTATGTGGTGTTTCCGCGCG includes:
- a CDS encoding class I SAM-dependent methyltransferase → MQSASEQWFDEAYYQRFYFDKKTSVIDVEHSRRLGAFVCSYLAYLRVPVARVLDVGCGIGLWKEAVSQHFPGASYHGVEFSSYLCERYGWEQGSVVDYRSDEPFDLVICQGVLPYLSASDLKLALENLGRLCRGGLYVEAVSREDYERGVIDEDLTDARLYRHRAALYRRGLELNFHELGGGVWVSQRCEVPMFELECKQD
- a CDS encoding VOC family protein — its product is MFSHIMVGVSDLERSRKFYDALLGALGISPGMANKNRFFWRGSGGTFAVSTPINGEPASIGNGSTFGFAATSEEQANAAHAAGLAAGGVTCEDPPGYRGEGPGRLYLAYLRDPDGNKVCLNYRPPKNA